One Dietzia sp. JS16-p6b genomic window carries:
- a CDS encoding tripartite tricarboxylate transporter permease, with protein sequence MEQLSLLGDGMAGVLTPMNLTLLLIGALLGTAVGVLPGLGSAMAVALLLPVTFTLDPTGAFIMFASIYFGGLFGDSTSGILLNTPGNSSAIATTFEGHRMAMSGRAAKALGISAIGAFTGGMIACACVVMFSPYLIVLARAFSSPEYFALAVFAFVAISAVVAESVVRGLAALGLGLALALVGTDSMTGTQRFTLDTPSLFEGISIIVITVGLLALGEVLHQASRIRREATVGGPVATEGSPFPTRKEMRRIWPAFLRGTAFGLPFGTIPVGGSEVPTFLAYGTEKALAARRHDPDFGTRGALQGVAAPEAAGNATAGSAMGALLVLGLPTSATAAMMLAAFQQYGMQPGPMLFETSAALVWPLLASLFVGLIILLVINLPFAAVWAKLLLIPRHYLYAGVTVIAMLGTYAISSSTLDLWMVIAIGILGFVMRRFSIPLAPVLIAAILGPLAELELRRSLAQSEGDVSILVSSNITLALYGLLAVAVAASIIQHTRYRRRRRREAAAELEAAAR encoded by the coding sequence GTGGAGCAACTGAGCCTGCTGGGTGACGGCATGGCCGGGGTGCTCACCCCGATGAACCTCACCCTCCTGCTGATCGGTGCCCTCCTCGGCACCGCGGTCGGCGTCCTTCCGGGACTCGGCTCCGCGATGGCGGTCGCCCTGCTCCTGCCGGTCACCTTCACGCTCGACCCGACCGGCGCCTTCATCATGTTCGCCAGCATCTACTTCGGCGGACTGTTCGGTGACTCGACCTCCGGGATCCTGCTCAACACACCCGGCAACTCGTCGGCCATAGCCACGACGTTCGAAGGGCACCGGATGGCCATGAGCGGCCGGGCGGCCAAGGCCCTGGGGATCTCGGCGATCGGCGCCTTCACCGGCGGCATGATCGCGTGCGCGTGCGTCGTGATGTTCTCCCCCTACCTGATCGTCCTCGCCCGGGCGTTCTCGTCACCCGAGTACTTCGCCCTCGCGGTGTTCGCCTTCGTCGCCATCTCGGCCGTCGTCGCCGAGTCCGTCGTGAGGGGACTGGCCGCGCTCGGCCTGGGGCTCGCGCTCGCCCTGGTCGGCACCGACTCGATGACCGGCACCCAGCGCTTCACCCTGGACACCCCGTCACTGTTCGAGGGCATCTCGATCATCGTGATCACCGTGGGACTGCTGGCCCTCGGCGAAGTCCTGCACCAGGCGTCGCGGATCCGCCGTGAGGCGACCGTCGGCGGTCCGGTGGCCACCGAGGGCTCCCCGTTCCCGACCCGCAAGGAGATGCGCAGAATCTGGCCGGCGTTCCTCCGGGGCACCGCGTTCGGCCTGCCCTTCGGCACGATCCCGGTCGGCGGGTCCGAGGTCCCGACGTTCCTCGCCTACGGCACCGAGAAGGCCCTGGCCGCGCGGCGGCACGACCCCGACTTCGGCACCCGCGGCGCGCTCCAGGGCGTCGCCGCTCCCGAGGCCGCGGGCAACGCCACCGCCGGCAGCGCGATGGGCGCGCTGCTCGTCCTGGGCCTGCCGACCTCGGCGACGGCCGCCATGATGCTGGCCGCGTTCCAGCAGTACGGGATGCAGCCCGGCCCCATGCTCTTCGAGACGAGTGCCGCGCTGGTCTGGCCGCTGCTCGCCAGCCTGTTCGTCGGCCTGATCATCCTGCTGGTCATCAACCTGCCGTTCGCGGCCGTCTGGGCGAAGCTGCTGCTGATCCCCCGCCACTACCTGTACGCCGGCGTGACGGTGATCGCGATGCTCGGCACCTACGCGATCTCCTCCTCTACACTGGACCTGTGGATGGTGATCGCGATCGGCATCCTGGGATTCGTCATGCGCCGGTTCTCGATCCCGCTGGCCCCGGTCCTGATCGCCGCGATCCTCGGCCCGCTGGCCGAGCTCGAGCTGCGTCGGTCGCTGGCACAGTCCGAGGGCGACGTGTCGATCCTGGTCTCGTCGAACATCACCCTCGCGCTCTACGGCCTGCTGGCCGTGGCCGTGGCGGCGAGCATCATCCAGCACACCCGGTACCGTCGTCGTCGCCGCCGGGAGGCCGCGGCGGAGTTGGAGGCCGCCGCACGGTAG
- a CDS encoding lycopene cyclase domain-containing protein, producing MIGLAYLLVQVVSFTGILVIDHRWKLAAFRAPAAAALAVTASVALLLTWDVLGVRSGVFFRGQTDFMTGLLVAPEIPVEEVVFLAFLSHLALVSATGVSRAVEHAAASRASRTARSSQTARATGERP from the coding sequence GTGATCGGGCTGGCCTATCTCCTGGTTCAGGTGGTCTCGTTCACCGGAATCCTGGTGATCGACCACCGCTGGAAGCTGGCGGCGTTCCGTGCGCCCGCCGCCGCGGCGCTCGCCGTCACCGCCTCCGTGGCGCTGCTGCTCACGTGGGACGTCCTCGGGGTGCGCAGCGGGGTGTTCTTCCGCGGCCAGACCGACTTCATGACCGGTCTGCTGGTGGCCCCCGAGATCCCGGTCGAGGAGGTCGTGTTCCTGGCGTTCCTGTCCCACCTCGCGTTGGTGTCCGCGACGGGGGTCTCCCGTGCCGTCGAGCACGCGGCCGCGTCCCGGGCGTCCCGGACGGCCCGGTCCTCCCAGACGGCCCGGGCGACAGGGGAACGCCCGTGA
- a CDS encoding tripartite tricarboxylate transporter TctB family protein, giving the protein MTLVTDQASAGGTTAPSAPAAPPTDRRRWWRQRTELGFAAGVLAIAAFMIVQTITMDVPEGVGAPGPRFFPGLVAGFLILTGGLLAINVIRTPRHTAATSTMGQLSTDMLEDLASIDDPVDSPTTTTAPAAAGGSDYVPVDYRTTGIVIAGLVGFAILLQPVGWLITASALFWIVSRALGSRRPVFDIAVSVIFASVIQIAFSAGLGLGLPAGILEGVVPWSN; this is encoded by the coding sequence ATGACACTCGTAACCGACCAGGCGAGCGCGGGGGGCACGACGGCCCCGTCGGCCCCGGCCGCCCCGCCCACCGACCGTCGCCGCTGGTGGCGTCAGCGGACCGAGCTCGGGTTCGCCGCGGGCGTCCTCGCGATCGCCGCGTTCATGATCGTGCAGACCATCACCATGGACGTCCCCGAGGGAGTGGGAGCACCCGGGCCGCGGTTCTTCCCCGGCCTGGTGGCCGGCTTCCTGATCCTGACCGGCGGACTGCTGGCGATCAACGTCATCCGCACCCCCCGGCACACCGCGGCCACCTCGACCATGGGCCAGCTGTCCACCGACATGCTCGAGGACCTGGCCTCGATCGACGATCCCGTCGACTCCCCCACCACCACCACCGCGCCCGCGGCTGCCGGCGGCTCGGACTACGTGCCCGTCGACTACCGCACCACCGGGATCGTGATCGCCGGCCTCGTCGGGTTCGCGATCCTCCTCCAGCCCGTCGGCTGGTTGATCACCGCCAGCGCGCTGTTCTGGATCGTCAGCCGCGCACTGGGGAGCAGGCGACCGGTCTTCGACATCGCGGTCTCGGTGATCTTCGCCTCCGTCATCCAGATCGCCTTCTCGGCCGGGCTCGGCCTGGGGCTGCCCGCCGGAATCCTGGAAGGAGTCGTGCCGTGGAGCAACTGA
- a CDS encoding prenyltransferase — MTSLYTTLNLTMSIPVVAVALLAAWRLRGQARRRWLIGVAGAFVILMILTAVFDNIMISAGLVAYDDELTSGIRLGVAPIEDFAYAVAAAVFVPSVWALLTESPRVGAGVGNPTVSGRGDALLARGPGHDDDEVRTPERSPSPGLLSTLFWSSRPVSWINTAAPFALAYFLATGGFDLVGVIGTVFFLVPYNLAMYGINDVFDYESDLRNPRKGGVEGSVLERSRHTATLVASAVTTVPFLLYLVLVGSLESSLWLAASAFAVIAYSARGLRFKEIPFLDSVTSAFHFVSPAIVGWTIAGAELTGGVWACLVAFMLWGAASQAFGAVQDVRFDREADLKSVATVLGARAAVWFALACYAAAVIVLLVAAPWPASGAAFAILPYLATVAAYVGVTDADAERTNEGWKRFLVLNMLAGFCVTQIILWSVLVWS; from the coding sequence GTGACCAGCCTCTACACGACCCTCAACCTCACCATGTCCATCCCCGTGGTGGCCGTGGCCCTCCTCGCGGCCTGGCGCCTGCGTGGGCAGGCCCGACGCCGGTGGCTGATCGGGGTCGCCGGCGCGTTCGTCATTCTCATGATCCTCACCGCGGTGTTCGACAACATCATGATCTCGGCCGGGCTCGTGGCGTACGACGACGAGCTCACCAGCGGCATCCGGCTGGGCGTGGCGCCCATCGAGGACTTCGCCTACGCCGTGGCCGCGGCGGTGTTCGTGCCGTCGGTGTGGGCGCTGCTCACCGAGTCGCCGCGCGTCGGGGCCGGGGTCGGGAACCCGACGGTGTCGGGCAGGGGTGACGCGCTGCTGGCACGCGGTCCGGGGCACGACGACGACGAGGTCCGCACCCCCGAGCGGTCCCCGTCACCCGGACTGCTCTCCACGCTGTTCTGGTCGTCCCGGCCGGTGTCGTGGATCAACACCGCCGCGCCGTTCGCCCTGGCGTACTTCCTGGCCACAGGGGGGTTCGACCTCGTCGGCGTCATCGGCACGGTCTTCTTCCTGGTGCCCTACAACCTGGCGATGTACGGGATCAACGACGTGTTCGACTACGAGTCGGACCTGCGCAACCCGCGCAAGGGCGGCGTCGAGGGATCGGTGCTGGAACGCTCCCGTCACACCGCCACCCTCGTGGCCTCCGCGGTGACCACGGTGCCGTTCCTTCTCTACCTCGTGCTGGTGGGATCGCTGGAGTCGTCCCTGTGGCTCGCCGCGAGCGCCTTCGCCGTGATCGCCTACAGCGCCAGGGGACTGCGGTTCAAGGAGATCCCGTTCCTCGACTCGGTGACCTCCGCCTTCCACTTCGTCTCCCCGGCGATCGTCGGCTGGACCATCGCGGGTGCCGAGCTGACCGGGGGAGTGTGGGCCTGCCTTGTGGCCTTCATGTTGTGGGGCGCCGCCTCGCAGGCCTTCGGCGCCGTCCAGGACGTCCGCTTCGACCGCGAGGCGGACCTGAAGTCCGTCGCCACCGTGCTCGGGGCCCGTGCCGCGGTGTGGTTCGCGCTGGCCTGCTACGCCGCCGCGGTGATCGTCCTGCTGGTGGCGGCGCCGTGGCCCGCGTCCGGGGCCGCCTTCGCGATCCTGCCGTACCTGGCCACCGTCGCGGCCTATGTCGGAGTGACCGACGCCGACGCCGAGCGCACCAACGAGGGCTGGAAGCGCTTCCTGGTGCTCAACATGCTCGCGGGATTCTGCGTCACGCAGATCATCCTGTGGTCGGTGCTCGTCTGGTCCTGA
- a CDS encoding glycosyltransferase family 2 protein, which produces MRISVVVPVLDDAHELAGCLAALHGQTRPPDEIVVVDNGCSDTSADVAREAGARVVTEPVRGIPSAAAAGYDRASGDVIARLDADSRPGPDWMQRIESAFAEDPGLVALSGPGEFIGLSGWRARAAQLLYMDAYFFSVGAAVAHPVLFGSNLAMRRTAWERVREGVDRSDPELHDDIDLSFQFGADDRLRVDRSLTVGISARPFDDPAAMRRRFSRAFRTIARNWRTSPPSQRWMERLRR; this is translated from the coding sequence ATGCGCATCTCCGTGGTCGTCCCCGTCCTCGACGACGCCCACGAGCTCGCCGGGTGCCTCGCGGCCCTGCACGGCCAGACGAGGCCGCCGGACGAGATCGTCGTGGTGGACAACGGATGCTCCGACACGAGTGCGGACGTCGCCCGCGAGGCCGGCGCGCGAGTGGTGACCGAGCCGGTCCGGGGCATCCCCTCGGCCGCCGCCGCCGGCTACGACCGGGCCTCGGGCGACGTGATCGCCCGCCTGGACGCGGACTCCCGCCCGGGCCCGGACTGGATGCAGCGGATCGAGAGCGCGTTCGCCGAGGACCCGGGTCTCGTGGCGCTCTCGGGCCCCGGCGAGTTCATCGGACTGAGCGGGTGGCGGGCCCGCGCCGCGCAGCTGCTCTACATGGACGCCTACTTCTTCTCCGTCGGCGCCGCGGTGGCCCATCCTGTGCTGTTCGGGTCCAATCTGGCGATGCGTCGCACGGCCTGGGAGCGCGTCCGCGAGGGAGTCGACCGGTCGGACCCGGAACTGCACGACGACATCGACCTGTCGTTCCAGTTCGGCGCCGACGACCGGCTGCGGGTGGACAGGTCGCTGACCGTGGGCATCTCCGCGCGTCCGTTCGACGATCCGGCCGCGATGCGCCGACGCTTCTCCCGTGCGTTCCGGACGATCGCGCGCAACTGGCGCACCTCGCCGCCCTCTCAGCGCTGGATGGAGCGCCTGCGGCGCTGA